One Gimesia aquarii DNA segment encodes these proteins:
- a CDS encoding sulfatase, with translation MLISLFLGLPQFSEKGNAAENQYNVLFIISDDLTATALSCYGNKVCHTPNIDKIAAKGTRFTRAYCQATYCGPSRASFMSGYYPHASLAFGYVSPRSYIGDRPTWSQHFKNNGYYTARVSKIYHMGVPGDIEKGSNGTDDPASWTERFNSQGPEWKAPGNGETLENNPDGKKPAVGGNTFVVVEADGDDLVHSDGKTAQKAVELIETHKEKPFFLGVGFVRPHVPFVAPKSYYPPFLPYGKHILPKKVKGDWDDIPKFGINYKTSVNMKMDLRRQKKAVGGYLASVAYMDAQVGKLLDALKRAGIEDKTIVIFTSDHGYHLGEHDFWAKVSLHEESAAVPLIISVPGKKPAVCHSLTELLDLYPTITSLCGLKIPNGIQGQDLSGMLDDPSVSVRDAAFSVDPRNKGNRGFLLRDDRWAFIQYKEDASEGVELYDMQHDPQQFTNLAEKPEHQSKVAEFKKRLAKKLKAIRTNDLGHTYTKK, from the coding sequence ATGCTGATATCGTTGTTCCTGGGTTTACCTCAGTTCTCAGAGAAAGGAAACGCGGCGGAAAATCAATATAATGTGTTGTTTATCATTTCCGATGACCTGACAGCGACCGCGCTTTCCTGTTATGGCAACAAAGTCTGTCACACTCCCAACATTGATAAAATTGCTGCGAAAGGAACACGTTTTACTCGCGCTTATTGTCAGGCCACCTACTGCGGACCCTCCCGGGCTTCGTTTATGTCGGGCTATTATCCACATGCTTCATTGGCCTTTGGTTATGTGAGTCCGCGTTCCTATATTGGTGACCGGCCTACCTGGTCACAACACTTCAAGAACAATGGGTATTACACCGCGCGGGTGAGCAAGATTTATCATATGGGAGTACCCGGAGATATTGAAAAAGGAAGCAATGGCACTGATGATCCTGCGTCGTGGACCGAACGCTTTAATAGCCAGGGACCGGAATGGAAAGCGCCTGGAAACGGCGAGACTTTGGAAAACAATCCCGATGGAAAGAAACCTGCCGTTGGGGGAAATACATTTGTCGTTGTGGAAGCGGACGGGGATGATCTTGTGCACTCCGACGGCAAGACAGCACAAAAAGCGGTGGAGCTGATAGAGACACACAAAGAGAAACCGTTTTTTCTGGGCGTAGGTTTTGTCAGACCGCACGTGCCGTTTGTCGCTCCTAAATCTTACTATCCTCCGTTCCTGCCTTATGGAAAGCATATTCTTCCCAAAAAGGTGAAAGGGGACTGGGATGATATTCCAAAGTTCGGCATTAATTACAAAACCAGTGTGAACATGAAGATGGATCTCCGCCGGCAGAAAAAAGCGGTTGGTGGTTATCTGGCTTCGGTGGCTTACATGGACGCACAGGTCGGAAAATTGCTGGATGCTTTAAAACGTGCGGGGATTGAGGACAAGACGATTGTGATCTTTACCAGCGATCATGGCTATCACCTGGGCGAACATGATTTCTGGGCCAAGGTCAGCTTGCATGAAGAGTCGGCGGCGGTTCCGTTGATTATCAGTGTGCCTGGCAAGAAACCGGCCGTCTGTCATTCTCTCACCGAGTTGCTTGATTTGTATCCGACGATCACAAGCTTGTGCGGCTTAAAAATTCCAAACGGAATTCAAGGTCAAGATCTTTCTGGCATGCTGGACGATCCTAGTGTGAGTGTGAGAGATGCTGCCTTTAGTGTGGATCCGCGAAATAAAGGGAATCGAGGTTTCCTCCTTCGCGATGACCGCTGGGCCTTCATTCAATATAAAGAAGATGCTTCCGAGGGTGTGGAATTATACGACATGCAACATGATCCGCAGCAATTCACAAATCTAGCAGAAAAACCCGAGCATCAGTCCAAAGTCGCTGAATTTAAGAAACGACTTGCGAAAAAGCTGAAAGCAATCCGCACGAATGATCTGGGGCATACCTACACGAAAAAATAA
- a CDS encoding Gfo/Idh/MocA family protein: MADKAIVALLINDTSAHLGAYYPALASCEDVSEVILCDPSQKHVATARNKLGDKLTRVYDDPQKLFKKEKPDMALITMEAIQSPAAIDLALEHGCPVFAEKPSCTNIEQFEALVQKADGKHLNLMLALANRNNPEVKAARRMIRKGTFGKIYGIELNFIADQTRLTSKSYQAGWFAQKKRAGGGHLIWLGIHWLDLGMYITDSKITDVCGFITNVGGQPIDVEDSAALSLKFDKGFLGTITSGYYTKRGKQSLIKIWGSKGWLEMDYSTGKHLQWSLNDDKPGTIHKFEGPIQPRGYTPCVHAAVRSVLEKEPPTLTSHDSLQVLRTIYAAYKAAETGQTQSIPVN; this comes from the coding sequence ATGGCAGACAAGGCAATCGTCGCCCTTCTCATCAATGACACATCCGCACATTTGGGCGCCTACTATCCGGCACTCGCTTCCTGCGAGGACGTCAGCGAAGTCATTCTCTGTGATCCCAGCCAGAAACATGTCGCAACGGCACGCAACAAACTGGGCGATAAATTAACCCGGGTTTATGACGATCCCCAAAAATTGTTTAAAAAAGAAAAGCCCGACATGGCTTTGATCACCATGGAAGCCATCCAGTCACCGGCGGCCATTGATCTCGCGCTAGAACATGGCTGTCCTGTGTTTGCTGAAAAGCCATCCTGCACGAACATCGAACAATTTGAAGCGTTGGTGCAAAAAGCAGACGGAAAACATCTCAATCTGATGCTGGCTTTAGCAAATCGTAATAATCCGGAAGTCAAAGCCGCGCGTCGTATGATCCGCAAAGGAACCTTCGGTAAGATTTATGGCATTGAACTCAACTTCATTGCCGATCAGACGAGATTGACAAGCAAAAGTTATCAGGCTGGCTGGTTTGCTCAAAAAAAGCGTGCTGGCGGCGGTCACCTCATCTGGCTGGGAATTCACTGGCTCGATCTGGGAATGTACATCACGGATTCAAAAATCACGGATGTGTGCGGTTTCATCACCAATGTCGGTGGACAGCCCATTGACGTCGAAGATTCCGCAGCACTCAGCCTGAAATTCGATAAAGGATTTTTAGGCACGATCACTTCCGGTTATTACACTAAACGGGGCAAGCAGTCGTTAATTAAAATCTGGGGTTCCAAAGGCTGGCTGGAAATGGATTATTCGACTGGCAAACATTTACAATGGTCTCTGAATGATGACAAACCCGGAACCATTCACAAGTTTGAAGGTCCCATTCAACCTCGGGGCTATACTCCCTGTGTGCATGCCGCAGTCAGGTCTGTACTGGAAAAGGAACCGCCCACGCTTACCAGCCACGACAGCTTACAGGTTCTCAGAACGATCTACGCCGCTTACAAAGCAGCCGAGACAGGACAAACGCAAAGCATTCCCGTCAATTGA
- a CDS encoding Gfo/Idh/MocA family protein, with the protein MSDVSRRGFLGASLVWAGMSAVGHTAVSANEKVNVALVGCGGRGRGLAKWFSSLPESQLVALCDPDENRSGQMADQVEKSSGKRPRLVEDFRTLLDGNTIDAIVIATPDHWHTPAAIMACQAGKDVYVEKPCSHNIHEGRQLVNAARKYKRVVQHGTNLRATPVYEKAWKQIQDGAIGKVMMVKAINNQRRALYAHRPDEPVPQGVNYDLWLGPAKKRPFNRNRFHTSWHWTWDFGTGDIGNDGVHQIDIGRWALNLKAPNAVSCSGAKLGSKGDAQETPDTMVVTWEYDDLLYVYEQRDFTPYRMQAHRHDNDNIFYGDKGFMMVDRSGYRIFYKHKRGPAYEQKWQDTPTHYQNFIDCVKSRKSENLLAEIEEGHYSSMLSHLGNISYRTGRRLVFDPKTETFPEDKEANRYLIRDYRDGFELPRI; encoded by the coding sequence ATGAGTGATGTGAGCCGTCGGGGATTTTTGGGAGCGTCTCTTGTTTGGGCTGGAATGTCAGCGGTCGGACATACAGCCGTCTCTGCGAATGAAAAAGTCAACGTCGCACTCGTCGGTTGTGGCGGTCGCGGACGCGGGTTGGCTAAGTGGTTCTCCAGTTTGCCAGAAAGTCAACTTGTCGCCTTATGTGATCCGGATGAAAACCGATCTGGCCAGATGGCAGATCAGGTTGAAAAGTCTTCAGGCAAACGTCCCCGGCTCGTCGAAGATTTTCGTACTCTACTCGATGGAAACACCATTGATGCGATTGTGATCGCGACCCCCGATCATTGGCATACGCCGGCGGCGATCATGGCCTGTCAGGCGGGCAAAGATGTATATGTGGAAAAGCCCTGTTCGCATAATATTCATGAAGGTCGCCAATTGGTCAATGCAGCCCGCAAATATAAACGCGTTGTCCAGCATGGTACCAATTTACGAGCCACTCCCGTTTATGAAAAAGCGTGGAAGCAAATTCAGGATGGTGCCATCGGCAAAGTCATGATGGTCAAGGCCATCAATAACCAACGGCGCGCGCTCTATGCCCACCGCCCCGATGAGCCTGTTCCCCAAGGAGTGAACTACGACCTCTGGTTAGGTCCTGCGAAAAAACGCCCCTTTAATAGAAATCGCTTTCATACCTCATGGCATTGGACCTGGGACTTTGGCACCGGTGATATTGGAAATGACGGCGTACACCAGATTGATATTGGCCGCTGGGCTCTGAATTTAAAAGCACCGAATGCCGTCTCCTGCAGTGGTGCCAAGCTCGGCTCCAAAGGAGATGCACAGGAAACCCCCGACACCATGGTCGTCACCTGGGAATACGACGATCTGCTCTATGTCTACGAACAGCGTGATTTCACGCCGTACCGCATGCAGGCACATCGCCATGATAACGATAACATTTTCTACGGCGATAAAGGCTTTATGATGGTCGATCGATCCGGCTATCGAATCTTTTATAAGCATAAGCGCGGTCCCGCCTATGAGCAGAAATGGCAGGATACACCAACCCACTATCAAAACTTTATTGACTGTGTCAAAAGTCGTAAATCCGAAAACCTGTTAGCAGAAATTGAGGAAGGCCATTATTCTTCCATGCTCAGCCACCTCGGAAATATTTCGTATCGCACGGGGCGTCGGCTCGTATTTGATCCGAAAACGGAAACGTTCCCTGAAGACAAGGAAGCCAACCGCTATCTGATCCGTGATTATCGAGACGGTTTTGAGCTACCCCGAATTTGA
- a CDS encoding exo-alpha-sialidase, producing the protein MPLQKSFLLMLSIPWLFTHNNLHAADQKPQQLDFRIQLSTAIKGYDGKTCWVHARAGAIPVGAPGNSSSDPIVVMTMQKLLLSGSDIFYALNSMRTDNLGKTWQGPVEQKNLSRHNLPDGGEVVVSDFWPQWHAKSKTLLGIGHTVRYYNNRIDHKKNIRVTSYATYDPKTNVWSNWKSLKLPDGPEFASSGAGSVQRYDLPNGDILLPVYFTKPGKKVSDVMVIRCRFDGETLKYVEHGNELSIDFGRGFAEPSITKFGDWFYLTLRNDKFAYVTCSMDGLHFAPPQKWTFEDGQDLGSYNTQAHWVTHANGLFLVYTRRGAKNDHVFRNRAPLFIGQVNPEKMAIIRNSERILVPERGARLGNFGVVDVNANETWVIVSEWMQTHGPNYIMPVDNKYGADNSVYVSKILWNQPQPVKEE; encoded by the coding sequence ATGCCCTTACAAAAATCGTTTCTATTGATGCTGTCGATACCCTGGCTATTCACACACAATAATTTGCATGCTGCAGATCAAAAACCGCAGCAGTTGGATTTTCGCATTCAGTTAAGTACCGCCATCAAAGGCTATGATGGAAAAACCTGCTGGGTACATGCGCGAGCCGGAGCAATTCCCGTCGGAGCACCGGGCAACTCATCCTCTGATCCAATTGTGGTGATGACGATGCAAAAATTACTATTATCGGGCAGCGATATTTTTTATGCATTGAACTCAATGCGAACTGACAACCTGGGAAAAACCTGGCAGGGTCCCGTCGAGCAGAAAAACCTCAGCCGCCATAACCTCCCCGACGGTGGTGAAGTTGTTGTCTCTGATTTCTGGCCGCAATGGCACGCGAAATCGAAAACACTTCTGGGCATTGGTCATACCGTCCGCTACTACAACAATCGCATCGACCACAAGAAAAATATTCGTGTGACATCGTATGCCACTTACGATCCCAAAACGAATGTCTGGTCGAACTGGAAATCGCTCAAACTGCCAGACGGCCCCGAGTTTGCCAGTAGCGGCGCTGGCTCGGTGCAACGTTATGATTTACCCAATGGTGACATTCTGCTGCCGGTCTATTTCACGAAGCCTGGTAAAAAAGTCTCGGATGTGATGGTGATCCGTTGTCGCTTCGACGGTGAAACGTTGAAGTATGTCGAACACGGTAATGAATTATCGATCGATTTCGGACGGGGATTTGCCGAGCCATCAATCACAAAATTTGGTGACTGGTTTTACCTGACGTTGCGAAATGATAAATTTGCATACGTTACCTGCAGCATGGATGGGCTGCATTTCGCACCGCCGCAAAAGTGGACGTTCGAAGATGGTCAGGATCTGGGTAGTTATAATACACAGGCCCACTGGGTCACTCACGCAAACGGTTTATTTCTGGTCTATACCCGCAGAGGAGCAAAAAATGACCATGTCTTTCGAAACCGTGCTCCTCTTTTCATTGGCCAAGTGAATCCAGAAAAGATGGCCATCATCCGGAATTCGGAACGCATTTTGGTTCCTGAACGCGGAGCCCGTCTGGGCAACTTCGGAGTCGTTGATGTCAATGCGAATGAAACCTGGGTCATTGTCAGTGAGTGGATGCAAACCCATGGCCCTAATTACATCATGCCCGTTGATAACAAATACGGGGCAGACAACAGCGTGTATGTTTCGAAAATCTTGTGGAATCAGCCTCAGCCTGTGAAAGAAGAATGA
- a CDS encoding PQQ-binding-like beta-propeller repeat protein — translation MKRLLSLSLLFLISHPICITAGEEKEDSVEPINVKATDWPWWRGPQRNGIAYANQNPPLKWSETENIVWKSPIPGRGYSSPTVVGNRIYLATADKKQETQSVLCYDRATGKQLWQTVIHKGGFSTKGNKKSTHASSTVACDGKRLFINFVNDGSAYTTALTLDGRLLWQTKITDYIIHQGYGSSPAIYDSLVIVSADNKGGGAIAALKRKDGSVVWKIDRPKTPNYPSPIILNVAGKDQVLMTGCDLVTGIEPLTGKKLWEIEGATTECVTSTVTNGDLILTSGGYPKNHMSAVKADGSGTVVWENNNRMYVPSMLVQGDIIYSVTDNGVAICWDIKTGKQIWKARLGGTFSSSPVLVGDRIYVTNEAGETYIFKADPKEFELLGENKLGTEVFATPTFCDSRIYMRVSEEVDGKRQEFLYCIGKR, via the coding sequence ATGAAGCGACTCCTCAGTCTCAGTCTGTTGTTTTTGATTTCCCATCCCATCTGCATCACTGCGGGCGAAGAAAAAGAGGATTCTGTCGAGCCGATTAATGTTAAAGCAACCGATTGGCCCTGGTGGCGAGGCCCACAGCGAAATGGCATTGCCTATGCGAACCAGAATCCTCCACTCAAATGGAGTGAGACAGAGAACATCGTCTGGAAGTCACCCATTCCCGGGCGCGGCTATAGTTCTCCGACGGTCGTCGGAAATCGAATTTATCTTGCGACTGCAGATAAAAAGCAGGAAACACAGTCTGTCTTGTGCTATGACCGTGCGACAGGGAAACAACTCTGGCAAACCGTCATTCACAAAGGGGGCTTCAGTACCAAAGGGAATAAAAAATCAACACACGCTTCTTCGACTGTCGCCTGTGACGGCAAACGGCTTTTCATTAATTTCGTTAATGATGGCTCCGCTTATACCACGGCCCTGACACTGGATGGCAGGCTACTCTGGCAGACCAAAATCACGGACTATATCATTCATCAGGGATACGGCTCCTCACCCGCAATCTATGATTCACTGGTGATTGTATCTGCAGATAACAAAGGGGGCGGCGCGATAGCGGCTTTGAAACGAAAAGATGGTTCGGTAGTTTGGAAAATTGATCGTCCCAAGACGCCGAACTATCCTTCGCCCATCATTCTGAACGTGGCGGGGAAAGATCAAGTATTGATGACGGGCTGTGATTTGGTAACGGGCATTGAACCACTCACGGGAAAAAAACTCTGGGAGATCGAAGGGGCGACAACGGAATGTGTGACTTCCACCGTGACGAATGGCGATCTTATTTTGACCAGTGGTGGTTATCCCAAAAATCATATGTCCGCCGTCAAAGCCGATGGTTCTGGTACCGTCGTCTGGGAGAACAACAATCGCATGTATGTGCCTTCCATGTTGGTGCAGGGTGACATCATTTACTCTGTCACCGATAATGGCGTTGCCATCTGCTGGGACATTAAGACAGGTAAACAAATCTGGAAGGCGCGATTAGGCGGAACTTTCAGTTCGTCTCCCGTTTTGGTCGGAGATCGGATTTATGTGACCAATGAAGCGGGTGAGACGTATATTTTCAAAGCCGATCCGAAAGAATTCGAATTATTGGGAGAGAATAAATTAGGAACGGAAGTCTTTGCGACTCCCACATTTTGTGACAGTCGCATTTATATGCGTGTTTCTGAAGAGGTCGACGGTAAACGTCAGGAGTTTTTGTACTGCATCGGAAAGCGCTGA
- a CDS encoding exo-alpha-sialidase, which yields MMKSLSWFTMVTLALTLFCQSVLVAGNDTKSPQIKLSPQTRARCLEVLREAIRSDEFWPSMHAAEALTLAGEGAEVRELLEPKLKTEKDDQHRCGLARELVRAGDRSKAAIMFQILAGKDPHGHVHACESLYKVNELGDGTLIREALKSENPRKAMMAAALLSRWGNQDALRLVRKFLNDPDISIASVAAWIIARVGDQQDIPALKANLKRTDDPFVRAYFETALAMHGDPEGLQAIEKNLDSENPAVKTYSAIFAGEAGASHLKAKLIKQLNDDNLDARVRAAQALIVLAKTAPHPRGEVVVNELFPSSKKYPRYSEGSILPLNDGSLLYATTQFIDSGSDFASARIISKISTDGGRTWSEPRVLQENTGKKNVMSATLRYLKGPMHEKRPIGLFYLKKNTYSDLKAYLKISEDNGKTFGEAIEITGPPGYHVMNNDRITILSSGRWLAPVASTVDVRNVNHFVCTCFISDDQGKTWRQSQGNVDYAKRGAMEPEVCELKNGNVLMIFRTQSGHIGSSVSEDGGEIWDKPGSWGVRAPEAPATLRRIPSTGDLMLIWNDHFKAGAGHGGKRTPLTVAISSDEGKTWKFKKNLENNPDHEYSYISLMFHQGRAIMGYYVSYEKNVISSRFRSVPLAWFYQPADD from the coding sequence ATGATGAAATCACTCTCCTGGTTCACGATGGTTACTTTGGCTTTGACTTTATTCTGCCAATCAGTATTGGTGGCTGGTAACGATACGAAGTCACCTCAGATCAAATTGAGTCCCCAAACCAGGGCGCGGTGCCTGGAAGTATTGCGAGAGGCCATTCGCAGTGATGAGTTCTGGCCTTCCATGCATGCGGCGGAAGCGCTCACTCTGGCCGGTGAAGGGGCAGAAGTTCGTGAGTTGCTGGAACCCAAATTGAAGACAGAGAAAGATGACCAGCACCGTTGCGGGCTGGCACGAGAACTCGTACGTGCCGGCGATCGTTCCAAAGCTGCAATCATGTTTCAGATTCTCGCTGGCAAAGATCCTCACGGACACGTGCATGCCTGCGAATCGTTATACAAAGTCAATGAGCTGGGCGATGGAACCCTCATTCGTGAAGCGTTGAAGTCCGAAAACCCTCGTAAAGCGATGATGGCTGCCGCCCTGCTCTCGCGTTGGGGTAACCAGGATGCACTGCGTTTAGTACGAAAATTCCTGAATGATCCGGATATCAGCATCGCCAGCGTGGCCGCCTGGATTATTGCTCGCGTGGGAGACCAGCAGGATATCCCCGCACTCAAAGCAAACCTGAAACGGACCGATGATCCGTTTGTACGTGCTTATTTCGAAACGGCATTGGCCATGCATGGAGATCCGGAAGGGTTACAGGCCATTGAAAAGAATCTAGACAGCGAAAACCCCGCTGTCAAAACCTATTCCGCCATCTTTGCCGGTGAAGCGGGCGCCAGTCATTTGAAAGCAAAACTGATCAAACAGTTAAACGATGACAATCTGGACGCCAGAGTGCGGGCTGCCCAGGCGTTAATTGTCCTTGCGAAAACAGCTCCCCATCCGCGAGGAGAAGTTGTCGTCAATGAACTCTTCCCGTCATCGAAAAAGTATCCCCGTTACAGTGAAGGTTCGATATTGCCTTTGAATGACGGCAGTTTATTATACGCGACTACACAATTCATCGACAGTGGCTCTGACTTCGCCTCCGCGAGAATTATCAGCAAAATATCAACTGATGGAGGCAGAACCTGGAGCGAACCCCGCGTCTTGCAGGAAAACACGGGTAAGAAAAATGTCATGTCGGCCACACTACGTTACTTGAAGGGCCCCATGCATGAAAAACGCCCTATCGGACTGTTCTATCTCAAGAAAAATACATACTCTGATCTGAAAGCCTATTTAAAGATTTCTGAAGACAACGGAAAAACATTTGGGGAAGCAATCGAAATCACGGGACCTCCCGGTTATCACGTGATGAATAATGATCGTATCACAATCCTGTCTTCAGGCCGTTGGCTCGCTCCGGTCGCATCCACAGTTGATGTGCGTAATGTGAACCACTTCGTATGCACCTGCTTCATCTCTGATGATCAGGGAAAGACCTGGCGGCAATCGCAGGGAAACGTCGATTACGCAAAACGAGGCGCGATGGAACCAGAAGTTTGTGAATTAAAAAATGGTAACGTTCTGATGATTTTCCGTACGCAATCCGGTCACATCGGATCAAGTGTTTCCGAAGATGGAGGAGAGATCTGGGACAAGCCAGGTTCGTGGGGTGTACGGGCTCCCGAAGCACCAGCCACGCTACGTCGCATTCCCTCCACCGGTGATCTGATGCTGATCTGGAACGATCATTTTAAAGCAGGAGCAGGACACGGCGGCAAACGCACTCCCTTAACCGTCGCCATTAGCTCTGATGAAGGCAAAACCTGGAAATTCAAAAAGAACCTGGAGAACAACCCAGATCACGAATATTCGTATATCAGCCTCATGTTCCATCAGGGACGAGCCATCATGGGTTATTACGTCAGCTATGAAAAGAATGTGATTTCGTCGCGCTTCCGTTCCGTACCACTGGCCTGGTTTTATCAACCAGCGGATGACTGA